The Kitasatospora sp. NBC_00374 genome has a segment encoding these proteins:
- a CDS encoding GAF domain-containing protein, giving the protein MASSSEPGHTPRNPAQPSLDDLLSGLQSRLDAARGTTDRINSLLEAVLAVGRDLDLGQVLQHIVEAAVSLVDAEYGALGVIGEDHRLSQFIPVGVDQGQIERIGPLPRGHGLLGELIRRPEPLRLTEISEHPSSYGVPEHHPPMHSFLGVPIRVRDKIFGNLYLTEKHGGAEFDAEDEAVVSTLAVAAGVAIDNARLYTRARLRERWLAASAEVTNLLLSGSSQQEVLDLLIARAAQIAGADLTVVALPVSDDASLEVRVAVGLDADVHRGLVLPRVGSFVGAAVQTGGLVSTVDVRRDPRITAGPPRWAGLGPAVAVPIGTVEGGVRGVLMLARAVGKRVFGPEESGPLAGFAGQAALAMELAERRRDSEQVALLEERDRIARDLHDLAIQRLFATGMTLQGATRFIDHPEASDRVLRAIDDLDETVRTIRSSIFGLRAREQGPAAHGLRARVTGAVDRAAAGLGFAPALRTEGLLDLRVPPPVADEVVAVLEEALSNAVRHARADRVDVELSVDGEVNLTVTDDGVGLPQAGPRSGLANLAERAKHLGGSFRAGAGPDGGTRLVWRVPLPPAQRRTG; this is encoded by the coding sequence GTGGCCTCATCCTCGGAACCGGGCCACACGCCCAGGAATCCGGCGCAGCCGAGCCTCGACGACCTGCTGAGCGGACTCCAGTCACGCCTGGACGCCGCACGCGGCACCACGGACCGCATCAACAGTCTCCTGGAGGCGGTGCTCGCGGTCGGCCGGGACCTCGACCTCGGTCAGGTGCTCCAGCACATCGTGGAGGCCGCGGTCTCGCTCGTGGACGCCGAGTACGGCGCGCTGGGCGTCATCGGTGAGGACCACCGGCTCTCCCAGTTCATCCCCGTCGGCGTCGACCAGGGTCAGATCGAGCGCATCGGGCCGCTCCCACGCGGGCACGGCCTGCTGGGCGAGCTGATCCGCCGTCCCGAGCCGCTGCGCCTGACGGAGATCTCCGAGCACCCGTCCTCGTACGGCGTGCCGGAGCACCATCCGCCGATGCACAGCTTCCTCGGCGTGCCGATCCGGGTCCGCGACAAGATCTTCGGCAACCTCTACCTGACCGAGAAGCACGGTGGCGCGGAGTTCGACGCCGAGGACGAGGCGGTCGTCTCGACCCTGGCGGTGGCCGCGGGCGTGGCCATCGACAACGCCCGGCTCTACACGAGGGCCAGGCTGCGCGAGCGCTGGCTGGCGGCCAGCGCGGAGGTCACCAACCTTCTGCTGTCGGGCAGTTCGCAGCAGGAGGTGCTCGACCTGCTGATCGCCCGGGCCGCCCAGATCGCCGGGGCGGACCTCACCGTGGTGGCCCTGCCCGTCTCGGACGACGCCTCGCTGGAGGTGCGGGTGGCCGTGGGGCTGGACGCGGATGTGCACCGGGGGCTCGTCCTGCCGCGCGTGGGGTCCTTCGTCGGCGCCGCCGTGCAGACCGGCGGACTGGTCAGCACCGTCGACGTGCGCAGGGACCCCAGGATCACGGCCGGGCCGCCGCGGTGGGCCGGCCTCGGGCCGGCCGTGGCCGTGCCCATCGGGACAGTCGAAGGCGGCGTTCGCGGGGTGCTGATGCTGGCCCGGGCCGTGGGCAAGCGGGTCTTCGGGCCGGAGGAGTCCGGCCCGCTGGCGGGTTTCGCGGGGCAGGCCGCCCTGGCGATGGAGCTGGCCGAGCGCCGCCGGGACTCCGAGCAGGTCGCGCTGCTGGAGGAACGCGACCGGATCGCCCGGGACCTCCACGACCTGGCGATCCAGCGGCTGTTCGCGACCGGCATGACCCTGCAGGGCGCCACTCGCTTCATCGACCACCCCGAGGCGTCGGACCGGGTGCTGCGCGCCATCGACGACCTCGACGAGACGGTGCGGACGATCCGTTCGAGCATCTTCGGGCTGCGGGCCAGGGAGCAGGGACCGGCCGCCCACGGGCTGCGGGCCAGGGTGACCGGTGCGGTCGACCGGGCCGCCGCGGGCCTCGGCTTCGCCCCCGCGCTCAGGACGGAAGGGCTGCTGGATCTCCGGGTGCCGCCGCCGGTCGCCGACGAGGTGGTCGCCGTGCTGGAGGAGGCGCTGTCGAACGCCGTCCGCCACGCCCGCGCCGACCGTGTCGACGTGGAGCTGAGCGTCGACGGGGAAGTGAACCTGACGGTCACCGACGACGGCGTCGGCCTCCCGCAGGCCGGGCCGCGCAGCGGGCTCGCGAACCTCGCGGAGCGGGCGAAGCACCTCGGCGGGAGCTTCCGGGCCGGAGCGGGACCCGACGGCGGGACCCGGCTGGTGTGGCGGGTGCCGCTTCCCCCAGCGCAGCGCCGGACAGGATGA